One segment of Niallia sp. Man26 DNA contains the following:
- a CDS encoding S1 RNA-binding domain-containing protein, whose amino-acid sequence MAELTQASWTNDQQLEELARIRRNREIIKGVVTSVGYKTSKVLEDGSYVDKSIEVAVFQLEGNITAYCPSNEFSDHEYKSLNGFTGSIQEFIITNLNLEDKIAIVSVREADNMKRAAFMEQLTELEETNELKNTVFKGIVRGFNPTTRRIFVRVNGADCYMLPNDWSWDRSRSVETLFDRGEEIEVKVLRFDKENFLIQVSRRATIEDPFNKLETLKEMNTIAGKVTAVSPIHGIFVQLDVGLEVKGIKPNYLDEPVPGDIVSCVVRSVDKKNRKARVTITGYPRGKKKLKDPASFLFE is encoded by the coding sequence GTGGCAGAATTAACTCAAGCATCATGGACAAACGACCAACAATTAGAGGAATTAGCAAGAATCCGAAGAAATAGAGAAATCATTAAAGGGGTAGTTACTTCCGTAGGTTATAAAACATCCAAAGTCTTAGAAGACGGTAGTTATGTAGATAAATCAATAGAGGTAGCAGTTTTCCAACTCGAGGGTAATATAACAGCTTATTGCCCTAGTAATGAATTTTCTGATCATGAGTACAAATCTCTAAATGGATTTACTGGGAGTATCCAGGAGTTTATCATAACTAACTTAAACCTAGAAGATAAGATAGCAATCGTAAGTGTTCGGGAAGCAGACAACATGAAAAGAGCTGCTTTCATGGAACAGTTAACAGAACTAGAGGAAACCAATGAACTAAAGAATACAGTATTCAAAGGTATTGTGCGTGGTTTCAATCCCACTACACGACGTATCTTCGTTCGAGTAAATGGTGCTGACTGCTACATGCTGCCGAATGACTGGAGTTGGGATAGAAGCAGAAGTGTAGAAACATTATTTGATCGTGGAGAAGAAATTGAAGTGAAGGTACTCCGCTTCGATAAAGAAAACTTCTTAATTCAAGTAAGCAGAAGAGCTACCATTGAAGACCCGTTTAATAAGCTAGAAACATTAAAGGAAATGAATACAATTGCAGGTAAAGTAACAGCTGTCAGCCCTATTCATGGTATTTTTGTGCAGCTGGATGTTGGCTTAGAAGTGAAAGGGATTAAGCCAAACTATTTAGATGAGCCTGTGCCTGGGGATATCGTATCTTGTGTAGTACGTAGCGTAGACAAAAAGAATCGAAAAGCAAGAGTAACCATTACAGGTTATCCAAGGGGTAAAAAGAAATTAAAAGATCCAGCAAGTTTCTTGTTTGAGTAA
- a CDS encoding replication-relaxation family protein, whose translation MEQEIEYPMFTTRNGEVPFWDHPLLKGSKILPKKYFPYTGIEGAITLLNRKIIDDKDFTLIKVLGDAICATEEQLRRYMEPIMSRSDTSKRLDRLRTNGIVERWKVRIRTDVEEAIKPAAPFTLGVAGFKLLKHYYNDQFYMDPNRWDNYGIGGIKRYVAMNELRCQLIERKVLSKWKWNARIANNHRYKFPLGVGEIKTQNGNINFLIDRAQMNQNYIGYFRDKLENWKYVHEKYGCLPVSDFPENVQMVILYTSTLSIAEQIQKELLLDTYPFNILLCVEEFMEEGLNTSFFQPHKEGLNRIRLPI comes from the coding sequence ATGGAACAAGAAATTGAATACCCTATGTTTACTACCAGAAATGGGGAGGTTCCTTTTTGGGACCACCCTCTACTAAAAGGTAGCAAGATACTCCCAAAAAAATATTTCCCTTACACAGGTATTGAAGGTGCAATAACACTCTTAAATAGAAAAATCATTGATGATAAGGACTTTACCCTTATAAAGGTATTAGGAGATGCTATATGTGCTACGGAAGAACAATTACGTCGGTATATGGAACCAATCATGAGCCGATCAGACACGTCTAAAAGATTGGACCGCTTACGCACCAATGGAATAGTGGAAAGATGGAAAGTACGAATCCGTACAGATGTAGAAGAAGCGATTAAACCAGCCGCTCCCTTTACATTAGGAGTAGCGGGCTTCAAATTACTTAAGCATTATTACAATGACCAGTTCTATATGGACCCTAACCGTTGGGATAACTACGGTATTGGTGGTATTAAAAGATATGTAGCAATGAACGAACTCCGCTGCCAACTTATTGAAAGAAAAGTACTAAGCAAGTGGAAATGGAATGCAAGAATTGCGAATAATCACCGATATAAGTTCCCGCTAGGAGTAGGGGAAATAAAAACACAGAATGGTAACATAAATTTTCTAATTGATCGTGCTCAAATGAACCAGAATTACATAGGGTATTTTCGTGATAAACTGGAAAACTGGAAATATGTTCACGAAAAATATGGCTGTCTACCAGTAAGTGACTTCCCTGAGAATGTCCAAATGGTTATCCTTTATACATCCACTCTAAGTATTGCTGAGCAGATTCAAAAAGAACTTTTATTAGATACGTATCCCTTTAATATACTTCTTTGTGTAGAAG